Proteins encoded within one genomic window of Pieris brassicae chromosome 12, ilPieBrab1.1, whole genome shotgun sequence:
- the LOC123717457 gene encoding protein PFC0760c-like isoform X2 yields the protein MSHCDYDTIFYRVFCATVLGIAFTFTVILTNVFIDIDGLLSKKDTVAESTSNFESYRTEDVKNDVQYDDRSDDADPYRVKRSIVKNPNIKKMLTNKLANLLEELDEEESTKTNGNVEQTKANTENINNNQKDKNTEENNDNMLHLAMHNILLQGIIGHMDLNNVYKKVHLLVKNFYEHNTEKPNNAIETSKEIPEYTKQNEEEKFFEELLKCKTLKDQVNGIKNNSQQINRQKESKVVIKTIIEINDKGKLQRDNSSNNNDIIGLIKLIYNGKSIKIEKLEDTFIKTDKDDGKITTNAQISNKKLSYFTGNPLIQEKQLSDPNWNKIIENYIKQHKVSNDFVKNIENKINRKKRQIKIHYLDSKHATDKPKTAEKIKKDDEELYIEIETHFDGKGIKGEKKKKLVRSLIDKIQKAIHDDGHTATRKKSMSNDIKIMKRNQDPIKMKNDFFLSKIVPAIRDIEHRQLDPISNIISPIDDNFNYNSDRIWNSKVASPTFYSGQPLEAVEMGNLLANYNNEIAKRDQEPITIKNKRIKNRVNDLNNVTFYLKDIDGSGFSVGFNQYVDEPPDMESLKLFSGVENLIQEYHNTYDDSNKMDKVSDNVNNEKGQNYIKREQESISNSHVFRRSVNNDPNLNYSYKKFIKKLIKPINYYKPWKVNGKLLNTIFTNRQYKTTGSPGTINVVSKPIKINDLSVAFINNYYNEIPKKYRVDSLESKLTRQKRSVSVKKISNLNSKIKLNRFININPKFNKKKFNINKRNKRQVNKIRIIARERSKGKKSNEENIILLSPSDMYSKKKGNIPETDASDTQNSDTVPFSEFLNLNYPNQPLIDEYRNEPQSLSMPQYPHIFFEEQTSREYSREDNSAKPYRIQAKPNVRQLTYQPSEVITERSSSVFSNVKLPGVEEIVNAIIPPKSNYKVTVKISPKNTSSIHSGFKEVHTSVNKSYDRNGFRYFSLLNVSQFSKVENVNESNIVPENRRSIPLAPVNKELKEKEKQIQTLFQLHKKRIDSQLDNLKKEKLFIENVLHENEDIKIKRNENVKDPDNPLNVISKIEKPRKTTTPKTFCTVTQSLQTKERKQPDDPETKILIRTIQNNEQTTKEILKKIDVNTDLLRQFLHKLTSQTISTTTEHFERIYGNNNYFHQTDLRNSSENQAISLPQTHYAERMFKPKLSTQQPNFQIRKNQSRFFIDDLEDYNSVSATIKINTTHL from the exons ATGTCACATTGTGATTatgatacaatattttatagagtATTCTGTGCAACGGTATTAGGTATAGcatttacatttacagttATTTTGACTAATGTCTTCATTGATATTGATGGGTTGTTATCAAAGAAAG acacCGTCGCGGAGTCCACATCCAACTTTGAAAGTTACAGAACAGAAGATGTTAAGAATGATGTTCAATATGATGATCGGAGCGATGACGCAGATCCATATAGGGTTAAAAGATCAATAG TTAAAAACccaaatataaagaaaatgttaacAAACAAACTAGCAAATTTACTTGAAGAATTGGACGAAGAAGAATCTACGAAAACGAACGGTAATGTGGAACAGACGAAAGCGAAcacagaaaatataaataataatcaaaaagataaaaatacagaagaaaataatgataacatGCTGCACTTAGCAATGCATAATATTCTTCTACAAGGTATCATTGGACATATGgatttaaataatgtgtatAAAAAAGTGCACCTGCTTGTCAAGAATTTTTACGAACATAACACCg aaaagccTAACAATGCTATAGAAACTTCAAAGGAAATACCAGAATATACAAAGCAGAATGAAGAAGAGAAGTTTTTTGAAGAGCTTTTGAAATGTAAAACTTTAAAGGACCAAGTCAatggtataaaaaataatagtcaaCAAATTAATAGACAGAAAG aatctAAAgtagtaattaaaacaattattgaaataaatgataaaggAAAGCTTCAGAGAGACAATAGCTC GAACAATAACGATATCATAGGcttaattaaacttatatataacggaaagtcaataaaaattgaaaaacttGAAGATACATTCATAAAAACGGACAAAGATGATGGAAAAATTACTACAAATGCGCAAATATCAAACAAAAAGTTGTCATATTTTACTGGCAATCCTCTTATTCAAGAGAAGCAACTTTCTGATCCaaattggaataaaataatcgagaattacataaaacaacaCAAAGTTAGTaatgattttgtaaaaaatatagaaaataaaataaaccggAAAAAAcgtcaaattaaaattcactACCTTGATAGCAAACACGCAACTGATAAGCCTAAAACTgctgaaaaaattaaaaaagatgatgaagaattatatattgaaattgaaacacattttgatggtAAAGGGATTAAAGgggaaaagaaaaagaagttAGTTCGAAGTCTTATCGATAAAATTCAAAAGGCAATTCACGATGATGGGCACACTGCAACTCGTAAAAAAAGTATGtcaaatgatataaaaatcatgAAGAGGAACCAAGATCCaatcaaaatgaaaaatgaCTTTTTCTTAAGCAAAATTGTACCAGCAATTCGCGATATTGAACATAGACAATTAGATCCGATTAGCAATATTATATCTCCTATTGAtgataatttcaattataacaGTGACAGAATTTGGAATTCAAAAGTAGCATCCCCAACATTTTACTCAGGACAACCACTAGAAGCCGTTGAAATGGGCAACTTACTCGCGAACTACAATAACGAAATAGCTAAAAGGGACCAAGAACcaataactattaaaaataaaagaatcaaAAATCGAGTTAATGATCTAAATAacgttacattttatttgaaagataTTGATGGCTCTGGATTTTCAGTAGGTTTCAATCAATATGTTGATGAACCACCAGACATGGAAAGTTTAAAACTTTTCAGTGGGGTAGAAAATCTTATTCAAGAATATCATAATACTTACGATGACTCTAATAAAATGGATAAGGTCTCAGACAacgtaaataatgaaaaagggcagaattatattaaaagagaACAAGAAAGTATATCAAATTCTCACGTTTTTAGGCGATCAGTCAACAATGacccaaatttaaattattcttataagaaatttattaaaaaacttattaaaccaataaattactataaacCCTGGAAAGTCAATGgcaaattattaaacacaatatttacaaatagacAATATAAGACTACTGGCTCGCCAGGTACAATAAATGTTGTCTCGaaaccaattaaaataaatgatctaTCTGTTGCTTTTATAAACAACTATTATAATGAGATACCTAAAAAATATAGAGTGGATTCTTTGGAAAGTAAATTAACAAGACAAAAACGATCGGTAagtgtgaaaaaaatatcaaatctgaattctaaaattaaattaaatagatttataaatatcaatcctaaatttaataaaaaaaaattcaatatcaataaaagaaacaaaagacaagtgaataaaataagaataatagcTAGAGAACGATCTAAGGGGAAAAAATCAaatgaagaaaatataattttactatcaCCAAGTGATATGTACTCGAAGAAAAAAGGAAACATACCAGAAACAGATGCAAGTGATACCCAAAACAGTGACACGGTACCATTTTCtgaatttcttaatttaaactatCCCAATCAACCATTAATCGATGAATATCGCAATGAACCTCAAAGTTTATCGATGCCACAATATcctcatatattttttgaagaaCAGACGTCAAGAGAATATTCGAGAGAAGATAATTCTGCAAAACCTTATAGAATTCAAGCTAAGCCAAATGTCAGACAACTAACCTACCAACCATCAGAAGTTATAACTGAACGATCTTCATCAGTTTTTTCCAATGTAAAGCTACCAGGGGTTGAAGAAATTGTCAATGCTATTATACCACCCAAGTCCAATTATAAGGTCACTGTTAAAATTTCGCCGAAAAATACATCTAGTATTCATTCCGGCTTCAAAGAAGTTCACACTAGTGTAAATAAGAGTTACGATCGGAACGGTTTCCGTTATTTTTCGTTATTAAATGTATCACAGTTTTCCAAAGTTGAAAATGTAAATGAAAGTAACATCGTGCCTGAAAATAGAAGAAGCATACCATTGGCACCAgttaataaagaattaaaagaaaaagaaaagcaAATACAAACTCTAtttcaattacataaaaagaGAATTGATTCGCAGTTAgataatttgaaaaaagaaaaattatttatagaaaatgtattacatGAAAATGAggacattaaaattaaaagaaatgaaaatgttaaagatCCGGATAACccattaaatgtaataagtaaaattgaaAAACCACGAAAAACAACCACTCCTAAAACATTTTGCACTGTAACACAATCTCTTCAAActaaagaaagaaaacaacCTGATGATCCAGAaacgaaaattttaataaggaCAATACAAAACAATGAACAAACTACAAAGGAGATTTTAAAGAAGATCGATGTTAATACAGACTTACTGCGACAGTTCCTTCACAAATTAACTTCACAAACAATATCAACGACGACAGAACATTTTGAAAGAATAtatggaaataataattacttccATCAAACAGACTTGAGGAATAGTTCCGAAAATCAAGCAATTTCATTACCACAGACTCATTACGCGGAGCGAATGTTTAAGCCTAAATTGTCGACTCAACAGCCGAATTTTCAGATAAGAAAAAACCAGTCAAGGTTCTTCATAGACGATCTAGAAGATTACAACTCGGTATCCGctactattaaaattaatacaactcacttgtaa